Proteins encoded within one genomic window of Clupea harengus chromosome 10, Ch_v2.0.2, whole genome shotgun sequence:
- the dnttip2 gene encoding deoxynucleotidyltransferase terminal-interacting protein 2 isoform X2 produces MVATRRGVRVVESPTKTNQDESSSSSGTATSTRRTRRVTVLEEAQTPSSSKSDAQKAENEVTSTASTQEEKSTEEATACVENQSEDIHDADVSDSESCCSVVSGAQTPSTRSTRKRGRPATLRKPTSGTEGVSEAESYTSSVSATPGRFTRSQKKKVLVGSVAADEEPSEAESCSSVTSRSKRGDARVLTRSQRKTAASHTEDTEHSEQDSYDQCKSTVRKSTRGRRPKPVLPVPIDFEDSGDVSSSSVSRRTPARRAKAAPSSEARSHVSEDNESRPSTRRTTRGRTKDTRGTSDSESDLTGYSPLGSPCSLLARSTPCSSRTGSASSTRGVLVTRSLHIVAARVTSPLLTKDLAPNQGDGDAPVSDAMETGEEMEVEGHEATVIVTGEEEEACLLVSSVRVAPLHSDVTLVSPPLPTDDQAPNQGERDAPVSDAMETGEGHEATVIVTGEEREASLLTEVSEEDQTLIAMEEEEDSVGRGVTVVDPAELAAKEDTHTVSPSVVVTESVCPDTERAEEINSIEDEHSEKEASKGSVTVSEEAGENIESGLGSVGTLTTPCADSVTVTVSEMAEEDTLEGVTEGNDQLLTATDACSDQTAKVTVHEPSMAELGNSTAEVVHITEEVAEENAKPHIATEFDVPGDKTVDHTEVSESLADTSSRLDIEVSAQDGVQPSGSGPSQTLAAVSLLDSSDDDDEEEDNEEPVAAQEASESEDDEASGSEAALTARTKPKAKARLLPSDGLFVIDTQPGLQSSQKYYAKEEEQEEDVAMEEFVDEEDEEEDEDTKVLFTSRDPASKELSCSIDPGLKVKELGGLYINFDGSKSKKVSSGLKKLKDQKHLDELMKKSVVGPDFEKKDSIPPYKESLNASKLKRREERAKTTGDGWFNMKAPEMTEELKNDLKAIQMRSAMDPKRFYKKNDREGFSKYLQVGTVVDSPIDFYHSRIPKKQRKKTIVEELLADAQFRSYNKRKYQEIMTEKAALLAGKKHGKKKFKSKK; encoded by the exons ATGGTGGCCACCAGAAGAGGGGTACGCGTGGTGGAATCCCCTACTAAAACAAACCAGGATGAATCTTCCAGTTCATCG GGTACTGCTACATCCACTAGAAGAACTAGGAGAGTAACTGTTCTAGAGGAGGCTCAAACTCCCTCCTCGAGTAAAAGTGATGCCCAGAAGGCTGAAAATGAAGTAACCAGTACTGCTAGCACCCAAGAAGAAAAATCCACTGAGGAAGCTACTGCATGTGTTGAAAACCAATCTGAGGACATCCACGATGCAGATGTGTCAGACTCTGAGTCGTGCTGCTCGGTGGTGTCGGGTGCTCAAACACCAAGCACCAGGTCGACCAGGAAGAGGGGGCGTCCTGCGACTCTGAGAAAGCCCACAAGCGGCACAGAGGGGGTGTCTGAAGCGGAGTCCTACACGTCCTCCGTGTCCGCCACACCTGGCAGATTCACCCGAAGTCAAAAGAAAAAGGTTCTCGTTGGTTCCGTGGCAGCTGACGAGGAGCCCTCTGAGGCGGAGTCCTGCAGCTCTGTGACGTCTCGGAGCAAACGTGGAGATGCCCGCGTGCTGACCAGGAGCCAGAGGAAGACCGCTGCCTCCCATACTGAAGACACCGAACACTCAGAGCAAGACTCCTATGATCAATGCAAGTCCACGGTTCGCAAAAGCACCAGGGGCAGGAGGCCGAagcctgtgctgcctgtgccTATAGATTTCGAGGATAGTGGAGacgtgtcctcctcctctgtgtcgaGAAGAACGCCCGCACGCAGAGCCAAAGCCGCTCCCTCTAGTGAAGCCCGCTCCCATGTCTCTGAGGACAATGAGTCTAGGCCCAGCACAAGGAGAACCACTCGCGGTAGAACCAAAGATACAAGAGGCACGTCAGACTCTGAATCTGACCTAACTGGGTACAGTCCTCTGGGGAGTCCCTGCTCTCTGTTGGCGAGGAGCACCCCATGCAGCAGTCGCACGGGGTCGGCTAGCAGTACCCGCGGTGTGCTGGTAACCAGGTCCCTTCATATTGTCGCCGCACGGGTGACTTCCCCGCTGCTGACCAAGGATCTGGCACCGAACCAAGGGGATGGGGATGCTCCTGTCTCAGATGCCATGGAAAcaggggaagagatggaggtAGAAGGGCACGAGGCCACAGTCATAGTGActggtgaggaggaagaggcctgTCTCCTAGTTAGCAGCGTCCGCGTGGCGCCTCTTCATAGTGACGTCACACTG GTGTCTCCCCCGCTGCCGACTGATGATCAGGCACCAAACCAAGGGGAAAGGGATGCTCCTGTCTCAGATGCCATGGAAACAGGGGAAGGGCACGAGGCCACAGTCATAGTGactggtgaagagagagaggcctctcTCCTAACAGAGGTGAGTGAGGAAGACCAAACTCTAATCGcaatggaagaggaggaagactcTGTCGGCAGGGGAGTCACTGTGGTTGACCCAGCAGAGCTTGCTGCCAAGGaggacactcacacagtcagccCATCAGTGGTAGTAACAGAATCAGTGTgtccagacacagagagggcagaggagatCAATTCTATTGAAGATGAACATTCAGAAAAAGAAGCCTCAAAAGGCAGCGTGACGGTGTCTGAAGAAGCTGGTGAAAATATTGAATCTGGCCTGGGCAGTGTTGGCACTCTGACAACCCCATGTGCTGACAGTGTAACAGTAACCGTATCTGAAATGGCTGAAGAAGACACTCTTGAGGGAGTTACTGAAGGAAATGACCAACTCCTAACTGCTACAGATGCCTGTAGTGACCAGACTGCCAAAGTGACTGTACATGAGCCATCCATGGCAGAGTTGGGTAATAGCACGGCAGAGGTAGTACATATAACAGAGGAAGTTGCAGAAGAAAATGCCAAACCCCATATTGCCACAGAATTTGATGTCCCAGGTGACAAAACTGTGGATCACACAGAGGTCAGTGAAAGTCTTGCAGATACTTCCTCCCGCTTAGACATCGAGGTGTCGGCCCAAGATGGCGTTCAGCCATCAGGAAGTGGGCCGTCTCAGACACTTGCCGCTGTAAGCTTGCTTGAcagcagtgatgatgatgatgaagaggaggacaacGAGGAGCCCGTGGCGGCTCAAGAGGCCTCTGAAAGCGAGGACGACGAAGCCAGCGGCTCGGAAGCAGCCCTCACAGCCAGGACGAAGCCCAAAGCTAAGGCCCGGCTTCTCCCCAGTGACGGACTGTttgtcatagacacacagccagGGCTTCAGTCCTCTCAGAAGTACTACGctaaggaggaggagcaggaggaagatgTGGCGATGGAAGAGTTTGtcgatgaggaggatgaggaagaggacgaaGATACCAAAGTCCTGTTCACAAGCAGGGACCCAGCCTC GAAAGAGTTATCCTGCAGTATTGATCCGGGCCTGAAAGTGAAGGAGCTCGGGGGTTTATACATCAATTTCGATGGCAGCAAATCAAAGAAAGTCTCCAGTGGCCTAAAAAAGCTGAAAGACCAGAAGCACCTAGATGAG CTGATGAAGAAGAGTGTTGTCGGCCCCGATTTTGAGAAGAAAGACTCCATACCACCATATAAAGAATCTCTCAATGCTTCGAAACTGAAGCGTAGG GAGGAACGTGCGAAGACCACTGGTGACGGCTGGTTCAACATGAAAGCCCCAGAAATgacagaggagctgaagaaCGACCTGAAAGCCATCCAAATGCGTTCCGCTATGGACCCAAAGCGCTTCTACAAGAAGAACGACAGAGAGGGCTTTTCCAAATATCTGCAG GTTGGCACAGTGGTTGACAGTCCTATAGACTTCTATCATTCCCGCATTCCCAagaagcagaggaagaagaCCATTGTTGAGGAACTACTAGCAGATGCTCAGTTCCGAAG CTACAACAAGAGGAAATACCAAGAGATCATGACTGAAAAGGCTGCTCTACTGGCTGGCAAGAAACACGGAAAAAAGAAATTCAAGTCAAAAAAGTAG
- the dnttip2 gene encoding deoxynucleotidyltransferase terminal-interacting protein 2 isoform X1, with translation MVATRRGVRVVESPTKTNQDESSSSSGTATSTRRTRRVTVLEEAQTPSSSKSDAQKAENEVTSTASTQEEKSTEEATACVENQSEDIHDADVSDSESCCSVVSGAQTPSTRSTRKRGRPATLRKPTSGTEGVSEAESYTSSVSATPGRFTRSQKKKVLVGSVAADEEPSEAESCSSVTSRSKRGDARVLTRSQRKTAASHTEDTEHSEQDSYDQCKSTVRKSTRGRRPKPVLPVPIDFEDSGDVSSSSVSRRTPARRAKAAPSSEARSHVSEDNESRPSTRRTTRGRTKDTRGTSDSESDLTGYSPLGSPCSLLARSTPCSSRTGSASSTRGVLVTRSLHIVAARVTSPLLTKDLAPNQGDGDAPVSDAMETGEEMEVEGHEATVIVTGEEEEACLLVSSVRVAPLHSDVTLVSPPLPTDDQAPNQGERDAPVSDAMETGEEIEVKGHEATVIVTGEEEEACLLVSSVRVAPLTRSLCSGVTLVSPPLPTDDQAPNQGERDAPVSDAMETGEGHEATVIVTGEEREASLLTEVSEEDQTLIAMEEEEDSVGRGVTVVDPAELAAKEDTHTVSPSVVVTESVCPDTERAEEINSIEDEHSEKEASKGSVTVSEEAGENIESGLGSVGTLTTPCADSVTVTVSEMAEEDTLEGVTEGNDQLLTATDACSDQTAKVTVHEPSMAELGNSTAEVVHITEEVAEENAKPHIATEFDVPGDKTVDHTEVSESLADTSSRLDIEVSAQDGVQPSGSGPSQTLAAVSLLDSSDDDDEEEDNEEPVAAQEASESEDDEASGSEAALTARTKPKAKARLLPSDGLFVIDTQPGLQSSQKYYAKEEEQEEDVAMEEFVDEEDEEEDEDTKVLFTSRDPASKELSCSIDPGLKVKELGGLYINFDGSKSKKVSSGLKKLKDQKHLDELMKKSVVGPDFEKKDSIPPYKESLNASKLKRREERAKTTGDGWFNMKAPEMTEELKNDLKAIQMRSAMDPKRFYKKNDREGFSKYLQVGTVVDSPIDFYHSRIPKKQRKKTIVEELLADAQFRSYNKRKYQEIMTEKAALLAGKKHGKKKFKSKK, from the exons ATGGTGGCCACCAGAAGAGGGGTACGCGTGGTGGAATCCCCTACTAAAACAAACCAGGATGAATCTTCCAGTTCATCG GGTACTGCTACATCCACTAGAAGAACTAGGAGAGTAACTGTTCTAGAGGAGGCTCAAACTCCCTCCTCGAGTAAAAGTGATGCCCAGAAGGCTGAAAATGAAGTAACCAGTACTGCTAGCACCCAAGAAGAAAAATCCACTGAGGAAGCTACTGCATGTGTTGAAAACCAATCTGAGGACATCCACGATGCAGATGTGTCAGACTCTGAGTCGTGCTGCTCGGTGGTGTCGGGTGCTCAAACACCAAGCACCAGGTCGACCAGGAAGAGGGGGCGTCCTGCGACTCTGAGAAAGCCCACAAGCGGCACAGAGGGGGTGTCTGAAGCGGAGTCCTACACGTCCTCCGTGTCCGCCACACCTGGCAGATTCACCCGAAGTCAAAAGAAAAAGGTTCTCGTTGGTTCCGTGGCAGCTGACGAGGAGCCCTCTGAGGCGGAGTCCTGCAGCTCTGTGACGTCTCGGAGCAAACGTGGAGATGCCCGCGTGCTGACCAGGAGCCAGAGGAAGACCGCTGCCTCCCATACTGAAGACACCGAACACTCAGAGCAAGACTCCTATGATCAATGCAAGTCCACGGTTCGCAAAAGCACCAGGGGCAGGAGGCCGAagcctgtgctgcctgtgccTATAGATTTCGAGGATAGTGGAGacgtgtcctcctcctctgtgtcgaGAAGAACGCCCGCACGCAGAGCCAAAGCCGCTCCCTCTAGTGAAGCCCGCTCCCATGTCTCTGAGGACAATGAGTCTAGGCCCAGCACAAGGAGAACCACTCGCGGTAGAACCAAAGATACAAGAGGCACGTCAGACTCTGAATCTGACCTAACTGGGTACAGTCCTCTGGGGAGTCCCTGCTCTCTGTTGGCGAGGAGCACCCCATGCAGCAGTCGCACGGGGTCGGCTAGCAGTACCCGCGGTGTGCTGGTAACCAGGTCCCTTCATATTGTCGCCGCACGGGTGACTTCCCCGCTGCTGACCAAGGATCTGGCACCGAACCAAGGGGATGGGGATGCTCCTGTCTCAGATGCCATGGAAAcaggggaagagatggaggtAGAAGGGCACGAGGCCACAGTCATAGTGActggtgaggaggaagaggcctgTCTCCTAGTTAGCAGCGTCCGCGTGGCGCCTCTTCATAGTGACGTCACACTGGTGTCTCCCCCGCTGCCGACTGATGATCAGGCACCAAACCAAGGGGAAAGGGATGCTCCTGTCTCAGATGCCATGGAAACAGGGGAAGAGATAGAGGTAAAAGGGCACGAGGCCACAGTCATAGTGActggtgaggaggaagaggcctgTCTCCTAGTTAGCAGCGTCCGCGTGGCGCCTCTTACCAGGTCCCTTTGTAGTGGCGTCACACTGGTGTCTCCCCCGCTGCCGACTGATGATCAGGCACCAAACCAAGGGGAAAGGGATGCTCCTGTCTCAGATGCCATGGAAACAGGGGAAGGGCACGAGGCCACAGTCATAGTGactggtgaagagagagaggcctctcTCCTAACAGAGGTGAGTGAGGAAGACCAAACTCTAATCGcaatggaagaggaggaagactcTGTCGGCAGGGGAGTCACTGTGGTTGACCCAGCAGAGCTTGCTGCCAAGGaggacactcacacagtcagccCATCAGTGGTAGTAACAGAATCAGTGTgtccagacacagagagggcagaggagatCAATTCTATTGAAGATGAACATTCAGAAAAAGAAGCCTCAAAAGGCAGCGTGACGGTGTCTGAAGAAGCTGGTGAAAATATTGAATCTGGCCTGGGCAGTGTTGGCACTCTGACAACCCCATGTGCTGACAGTGTAACAGTAACCGTATCTGAAATGGCTGAAGAAGACACTCTTGAGGGAGTTACTGAAGGAAATGACCAACTCCTAACTGCTACAGATGCCTGTAGTGACCAGACTGCCAAAGTGACTGTACATGAGCCATCCATGGCAGAGTTGGGTAATAGCACGGCAGAGGTAGTACATATAACAGAGGAAGTTGCAGAAGAAAATGCCAAACCCCATATTGCCACAGAATTTGATGTCCCAGGTGACAAAACTGTGGATCACACAGAGGTCAGTGAAAGTCTTGCAGATACTTCCTCCCGCTTAGACATCGAGGTGTCGGCCCAAGATGGCGTTCAGCCATCAGGAAGTGGGCCGTCTCAGACACTTGCCGCTGTAAGCTTGCTTGAcagcagtgatgatgatgatgaagaggaggacaacGAGGAGCCCGTGGCGGCTCAAGAGGCCTCTGAAAGCGAGGACGACGAAGCCAGCGGCTCGGAAGCAGCCCTCACAGCCAGGACGAAGCCCAAAGCTAAGGCCCGGCTTCTCCCCAGTGACGGACTGTttgtcatagacacacagccagGGCTTCAGTCCTCTCAGAAGTACTACGctaaggaggaggagcaggaggaagatgTGGCGATGGAAGAGTTTGtcgatgaggaggatgaggaagaggacgaaGATACCAAAGTCCTGTTCACAAGCAGGGACCCAGCCTC GAAAGAGTTATCCTGCAGTATTGATCCGGGCCTGAAAGTGAAGGAGCTCGGGGGTTTATACATCAATTTCGATGGCAGCAAATCAAAGAAAGTCTCCAGTGGCCTAAAAAAGCTGAAAGACCAGAAGCACCTAGATGAG CTGATGAAGAAGAGTGTTGTCGGCCCCGATTTTGAGAAGAAAGACTCCATACCACCATATAAAGAATCTCTCAATGCTTCGAAACTGAAGCGTAGG GAGGAACGTGCGAAGACCACTGGTGACGGCTGGTTCAACATGAAAGCCCCAGAAATgacagaggagctgaagaaCGACCTGAAAGCCATCCAAATGCGTTCCGCTATGGACCCAAAGCGCTTCTACAAGAAGAACGACAGAGAGGGCTTTTCCAAATATCTGCAG GTTGGCACAGTGGTTGACAGTCCTATAGACTTCTATCATTCCCGCATTCCCAagaagcagaggaagaagaCCATTGTTGAGGAACTACTAGCAGATGCTCAGTTCCGAAG CTACAACAAGAGGAAATACCAAGAGATCATGACTGAAAAGGCTGCTCTACTGGCTGGCAAGAAACACGGAAAAAAGAAATTCAAGTCAAAAAAGTAG